From the genome of Solanum pennellii chromosome 6, SPENNV200:
TTCATTCTAAAAGTTGACAAATTTGCGTGATTCTTAGAAAAGGCATGTAGATGACGAAATGGAcgtgaaaaaataatttgagtataCATGATGATTCCCTAACTCTATACAAAGGTccttataaattttttgaaagagaAATTTGGGTGCTTGAGGCACCAtatccatgggctaatacatACGAAAAATTAAGGAATTTACGCAATTCCTAAAAATGGCATGTAGATACGAAAATAAGAGTGAAAAAAATGTGTGACTATACAGGATGGTTCCCAACTTAATACGGAAGTCCTCATAATGTTCTTTGAGAAAAAAAGGAGTGTTTCGATCCCCAATTCTTtgggctaatacacacaaaaaatggaGTAATTCCTAAAAAAGGGCCTCTAGATGCTGaaatggatgtgaaaaaaaTGGTTTGAATATGCGTGACGGTTCCCAAATAAATATGGAAGTCCTTAaagatttttgagaaaaaaatatttgagtgTTTTGGGTACCAGATCTATAGGCTAAGACACACGAAAAACGTAGGAATTTCTGCGATTCCAAAAAAGGTATGTGAATGCGGAAATggacatgaaaataaatatgtgtGATTATACGTGATGGTTCCCCAACTCAATACAGACGTCCTCATAAAAAATTTTGGGAACCAAATTGGGTGCTTCGGACTCTAGATCCATTagctaatacacacaaaaattgagaaatttgcgcgattccaaaaaaaaagtccatcaaataaaataatgggcgtgaaaaaaatggtgtgagtataccTGATGGTTTCCCAACTTAATACGGAGGTCCtgataaatttatttgagaaaaaatattggAGTTCCTGACGTCAGATCCATGGGCTTATACACgcaaaaattgatgaatttgcGCGATTTAAAATAAAGGGCTTGTAGATGCAGAAATGGGCGTGAAAATTTTAGTGTGATTATACGTGATGGTTCCCCAACTCAATATGGAGGTCCTTATAATTCTTTTTGGGAAAAGAAGATTGGGTTCTTCGAAAGCCAGATTCATCGGCTAATACAAACAGAAAATTGAGGAATTTATGCAATTACTAAAAAAGGGCGAGTAATTGAGGTAAtggatataaaaaaatagtgtgAATATTCATAATGGTTACTCaataagtatgtcctcataaagtattttgagaaaaacaatTTTGGGTGCTTCGGGATCCAGATCCATGGagtaatacacatgaaaaattgatgaatttatgcGATTCCTAAAAAAAGGCATGCAAATGCGCAAATGAGCttcaaaaaatggtgtgagtatacatGACTGTTTCCAACTCAATACAAAGGTCCTCATaatgttttttaagaaaaaattgggGTGCTTTGGGCGCCAGATCCgtgggctaatacacacgaaaaattgagaaatttgcaTTATTCCAATAAAAGGGCCTCTAGATACGGAAATGTGTGTGAATGAAATAGTGTGAGTATACGCGATGGTTCCcaaactcaatactaagttctTCATAATGCTtttgataaaaagaaattgGGTGCTTCGGGCTCCAGACACACACGGGCTAATACACCCGAAAATTGAGCAATTTGTGAGATTCTAAAAAATGGGCCTGTAGATGAAGAAATTGACGtgaaaaaatggtgtgagtataagTTATAGTTCCTCAACTCAatacggaggtcctcataaattTTCTTTGAGAAAGACAATTTGGGTGATTTAGGCGCCTGATCAATGGGCTTATACATAGGAAAATTTAGGAATATTTGTGATTTCTAAAAAGGACTTATACATTCACAAATGGGCGTGAAATAATTGGTGCGAGTATACATTATAGCTCCCTAATTCAATACGAAGTCCTcataatatttttgagaaaaaaatttaggGTGCTCTGGCGCCAAATCCATGGTCttatacacatgaaaaattgaggaatttgaGCAAAGGATTAGTAAATACAAAAATGTGCTTGAAAAAATAATGTGAGTATACATGATTGTTACCCAACTTAATAACGAGGTCCTCAcgaaatttttgagaaaattgtttGTTGCTCCAGGCCCTTGATCCATTGGCATCAACACACGAAAAATTAAGGAATTTAGTCGATTTCTAAAAAGGGCTTGAAGATGTGGAAATGGGAGTGAAATAATAAGTGCGAGTATATGTGATTGCTTCCCAACTCAATACGGatgtcctcataaagtttttttgaaaaaaaatttggtgCTCTAGGCTCTAGATCCATAGGTtaatacacacgaaaattgAGGACTTTGCCCAATTCCTATAAAGGGCGTCTAGATGCGGAAACAGACCTGAAAAAATGGAGTGAGTATACGTGTTGGTTCCCAACTCAATATGGAGGTACTCGTAATGCTttctttgttaaaaaattagGGTGCTTCGAGCGCCAGATCTATGAACTAATAGacatgaaaaaatgaagaatttgtGTGAATCCTTAAAAAAGCCTATAGATGCGGAAAtgacatgaaaaaaaatcatttgagtATACAAGTTGGTTCTCCATATAAATACGGAGgttctcataaagttttttgagaaaaaagttTTGTGCTCTAGATGCGGAAATGAGcataaaagaaattatgtgAGTATACATGATGGTTCTCCAACTCAATACAGCGGTCGTCGtgaagttttttgagaaaatataatTTGGGTTCTCCGAGCGCCAGATCCATCGGCTActacacacgaaaaattgaggAACTTGTGTGATTCTTAAAAAAGGGTCTATAGATGCGGAAATGGACGTGAAAAAATGGTGTGTGTATACGTAATGGTTCTCCAAATCAATAAAGAgatattataatgttttttcAGAATTTTTTGGGAGCTAGAGGCGCAAATCCATCAATCGGCTAATACACATGTAAAAATGAGATATTTTAGCATTTCCCAGAAACGGCCTGTAGATGCGGCAAATGGGCTTGAAAAAAATGGTGTGTGTATACATGATGGTTCCCTGACTCAATaaggaggtcctcataaagttttttcagAATAAAAATATGGGTACTATGGGCTTCAAAACAGTGGGCTATTACGCCCAAAAATTTGAGGAATTTGCATGATTCCTAAAATGGCATGTAGATGCAGAATTGCATGTAAAAAAATGGTGTGACTATATTTGATTGTTCCCCAACTTAATACAGAGGTCctcataaaataatttgagaaaaaaatttggtgCTCCAGGCACTAGATCCATCGGCTAATACAAATGAAAGATTGAGAAATTTGCGCGATTCCTAAAGAGGGGCCTCTAGATGTAGAaatgaacatgaaaaatgatgTGAGTATACATGACGGTTACTCAATATAAAGGTCCTCATAAATTTTTCcgaataaaattaatttgggTGCTGCAGAAGCCAAATCCGTGgtctaatacacacgaaaaatagagaaatttgcGCAATACCTAAAAAAGGCCTATAAATGCGAAAGTAAGCTTGAAAAGTAGTATGAAAATAGGTGATAGTTTCCCAACTCAATAATGATGTCCTACTGATGTTTTTGGTAAATAAAAGTTTTGGGTGCTTCGGACGCCAGAACTATGGGCATTGACACACAAAAAAGTAAGGAATTTGCGTCATTTCTAATAAACGATGTGTAGATGCGGAAATGGGTGCTAAAAAAATAGTACGACTATACGTGATTGTTCCCAAGTCAATAATAGAGGTCCTCgtaaattttttaagaaaagtttTTTAGGTGCTTTAGGCAGAACACacttaaaaattaagtaatttgCGTGATTTTTAAGAGAGCTTGTACATGCGTAAATGGACATAAAAATTTTTGTTAGTATACGTGATGATTTCCTGACTCAATAAGGAGGTcctcataaattattttgagaaaaaatattttggctgCTCTAGGCGTTAAATCAATTGGattaatatatagaaaaattgaGGCATTTGCACAATTTCCAAAAAAAGGACATGTAAATGGAAAATGAGTGTGATAAAAATGATGCGAGTATATTTCATAATCCCCAACTCAACACAGAGGTCCtcataaaagtttttaaaaataaatttttgtttgcATCTAGCGCCAGATCCATTGGCTAATACAtgcaaaaaatcaagaaattagtGCAATTAATATATTAAGAGCCTGGAAATGCGGAATCGAACATGAAAAAATGGTGCGATTATACATGATATTTCCCAACTCAAAACAGAGAtccttataaatttttttgagcaaaaatattttaggtgtTCTAGCGCCAGATCCATGTGcttaatacacacgaaaaattgagtAAATTGCGCAATTTCTGAAAAAAGACATGTAAATGCGAAGATAAGCGTGAAAAAATGGTGAAAGTATACATTATGATTACCCAACTAAatacggaggtcctcataaaactttttgagagaaaaaatgtAGGTGCTCCTGGCGCTAGATCCATAGGctaatatacatgaaaaataataaaaattgcacAATTTCTAAAAAATGTATGTTCATACGGAAATAggctacaaaaaaaatagtgtgaGTATATATGATGATTCCCCAAATCAATAAGGAGGTTCTCAtacatttttttagaataaaattttGGGTGCTCCGAGCGCTAGAACCGTGGACTAATACAAtaagaaaaattgagaaatttgtgTAATTCTTAAAAAGGGCATGTATATGCGGAATAGGCGTGAAAAAATGAAGTGAGTATACGTGATTGTTCCCCAACTCAACATGGAGTTCCTCATAATgttttttgacaaattaaattgGGTGCTCCAGACACTAGATCCATGGGTCAATACACATGAAATATTGAAAGATTTATATGATTCCCAAAAAAGGGCCTGTAGATACGGATCTAGGCataaaaaaatggtgtgagtatacgtgatGTTTCTCCAACTATATATGTAGGTTCTCATAAagattttttagaaataaaatttgggTGCTCCCGGCGCCAGATCCATAAGttaatatacatgaaaaattgagaaatttgcaTGATTCCTAAAAAGGGTCTGTAGATGATGAAATGGACGTGAAAAAATAGGTATGAGTATATGTGATGGTTACAAATATAATACAGAGGtcctcataatattttttagaaattttttttgggtgcTTCTATGccagatccatgggctaataaacacgaaaaattgagaaatttgcgCAATTCCTATAAAAGGGGTTTGAGATGTGAAAATGATCTtgaaaaaatggtgtgagtataccTGCTTATTCCTGGACTCAATAAGGAGTTCCTCATattcttttttgaataaaatcGTTGGTGCTCTCGGCGCCAGAATTGtgggctaatacacatgaaaaaatgagaatttttgTGTGATTCCTTAGAAGGGCTTGTAGATGCGAAAATGGTCATGAACAAATGGTGCGAGTATATACGTGAGTGTTCCCCAACTCAATATAGAGGTCATCATAAtgctttttgataaaaaaaaattgggtgctTCGGGCGTCAGATCCATGGGCTAATTCACactaaaaattgaagaattcaCGTGATTCCAAAAAAAGGTCTTGTAGATACAAAAATGGACATGAAAAATTTGTGTGAGTATAAGTGATAGTTTACCCCTCAATACGGAGGtgctaataaattattttgagaaaagaaGATTTTAGGTGCTCTAAGTGTcagatccatgggctaatacacacgaaaaattgagaaatttataCGATTTCTAAAAGGACATGTAAATACGGAAATATGTGTGAAAAAAAAGATGTGAGTATATGTGATGATTTTCCAActcaatcaaaagaaaatatgacCTTATCTAATTTCCTTTATCATCTATGATATTAATATCTTATACTTTCTTTTGGTTATCCAGAAACTATTTACTTTCTCAAATGTGATTTCCTTAAAATAAAACATGGGATTAATAGAGATGCTTTAACAACATTGCAatttaatataaagaatatgCAATGCAAATTTGGTTAAAAAGAGTAGTTTTAATTGAAGACTTAAACTATACAGGTCAAGTTTGTGCAAAACCATGAAGAACTCATTAGACTTTCTAATCCTATGTTCATATATAAATCAGTTAAAAATAAGTCATTATGAAATTCGACAAGCCttaattgaatcaaatttaCAAACATGAGAGGAAATAATAATTGTTTGGGAGCACGAATatgttaggatcgaaaataagtaggtgtaaatgcggaagctagcaaagcaaacctcgaaagaccacgagtaagaagacaacgagaaatacaccaaaaagacacaaagatacatgggaggttcgcacaagtgataacatatcaatcttgtgacccataaattatctccctaaccaaaactctcaaagcccttggacTACATTGTTTGactaagttagaaggaacatgccgctatttatagagtcctaaactttttcctaccagaaaaaggattagtcaatccaaaacttttttctaaaaggaaaacctatttatggtaagaaattagGGCAAATAAAATCTAACAGAATCATCAAGTACTTATATTTTGTAATCCGTACTTATAGTAGTTCGTATTTTAAAGTGTGtttatatgttattgttgtcTAAAActacaattttgttttttaagtaACTAATCCATTTCAACgatgaaaattttgatatatatacagAAGAACCCAGTTATCCCATATCGACAAATAGGGAAGATGGAGACAGAAGGAGGAGGTATAATATTGGGCCAAGTAGGATAAAATAACATACTTACCTGGACGGGGTCAATGGTTGATCATGAAGGCCCATGGCCTAGGCTTATGACCTCCATTGCACTTTGAAGGGGTACTTGCCTAAGGTCGGCCCAAGTGGCCGAGCCTACGTCATAATTTGTTGCTGAAGAGGCTTGCGTTCGCGCGGCCCCTGCCAATTCTAGTTTAATCTTTGGTGGGCTGTAGATCTAAATAATACATGTGTTGCCCAGAGGCCACTCTTTAGCCCAGCGTGGTTGAACATATATCATCATCCGCATATGACTACTGCTAAGATAGTTTTAACTGAACCTATGCTAAAACTAACAACAAGTAAGAACATGAGAAACCttagtaattatatatatgaacgTTCAACAATTTTATAGTTTCTAAGAAcctaaaagtactttttaataaataaacctTGCACCATAggagtattttttttgtgtttttaataattagttatttataagtaattttagaTTGAGTTGAACAAATTAAATCTCTCATATATAAACAAGTTTTCATTTTAAGTGAATTCTTTATTTAGCTTCGCCTATAAGAGAAGACATTAAGTTTTCTATTCTCTccttaaattcattaaatttataGAAAGTGAAGGTATATCACTGGTGGGTGCTCGTATATTTTCNTAttcaaatataatgaaaatagtgaAAACAATTCATATATTAGAGATGAGTAATGGatggttagtcattctttttccTGAAATGATTAGTGTAAATAGAAATTTATAcctatattaaaaataagtaatggAGAGTTATTCATTCAATCTTTTTTGTAAAatgattttgtgaaattattttatttttaatctttgaaCCGCAATGTTAATAACATTAAGCTAAAagtaataatatgaaataaaaaagtaaaaaaataaagaatttttttctatttacaAAGTGTATCTAAATATGCATAACTTTTTAATTAGACAATCATCGCCAAATTTTTTAACATTAGGCTGCCACTTGGCAACATGTGATACTTCTACCCTTACTTAATATAGaagattttcattttaagtaaaTTCATCATTGTACTTTGGCGGATCTTTCTTTACAAtgcattttttttgtctttccaTAAATAATGAGCACTCCTCAATTACATCGATTCTGAACTACGTCCAACCAAATATTCTTGCCCTTTTCctttctctttcaattttagtggaaactcattttctctCCGGTGGACTAACATATGGCAGTGGGTGCTTACCGAAAGGACACCAACACTGTGCAGCTGGAAGTGATGTCGCCGGATCTTTCTCCCGTCTTCGCGGAAATCCCTCTCAACGAATACGGTATCAAATAAACTCTGTATCTTTTAAAATCCTATCGAGAAAGAAGAGACAATTTAAGATTTCAACATATTTTTTGCTCAATAGGGTGGATCTGTAGAAATTAGgttttttacatttattttttagttaagaatttaatttttatgactTGTAGAAACAGAGATTTATTCATATACTTTTTTAGTCAGAAACTTAATTCTTATGAGTTGTAGATACTGGGGTTTATTAAATcagtcaaaaattaaattttatggcTTGTCGAAAATAGAGTTTGTTATTTGCCTTTtcaattaaaaacttaatttgTATGCTTTTTGCTGTGGTTTGTGTAATATAGTTATGATAGGAATTGAGAATACTCACCAAGAATGTCTTGTATACTCCTCAAGAAAGTCTTTGGTATTACTGAAGTAAGTggaggaaataaaaaaaaagttgtagtATATGTTTGTAGTCCGCGTGAATAGGGCAAATCAATTTTTCGGGGCTCAATATTAGAGCTATTTTTGTAGCTTTTATACATTAGATGAACCTTTTGGTGTAAGGCCTTATTTAGTAGTGGTGAATCTATAGTATCTCATTGAGGCTGATAGTCAGtgtaaaactagctaaaaagAGGAATTCCTGCATCATAAACAATTCACATCAGCCCCTGATGTCCTGCAAGATAGCTAGGAAATGATTTCGATCATAATGGGCAGATAATGATAAAAGACGATAGTCCAAGAGAGTTCAAATTAGGGCTAGGTAGTTAGAACTAGTGTTGAAGGGAGCATGAAgcgaaaaaaaaaatcaacaatgtctTGCTTCACTTTGAGTGAAGCAAAGTGTTTGCTTCCCCAAAGTGGAGCATACtttataaagaaagaaagactAGCACACACTTTAAAGAAAGACTAAAATAGACCTTGTACAATGACAATACATATAAGCAAATCTTCAATTTAAATGCTAATATATGTATCacaaaattcttcaaaatacaagaaaaatcaatattaaaataGAGACTTTAGCAATCCAAGGGTGGATCTAGGGGTTTTTCcagggtatatatatataattcaattattatataatacGATTTTAGTATATAATTTATGTCAAACTATTATCTTCACTTGTGAATACAACTCAAATTTAACAAAGTTAATTAACTACCTAgataacaaaaatctattattatctttttttctttgtagcATAACagtaattatattaaaagtaatgaaaaatatgttcaaaaaaaatcaaaagaaagagagagagagagagagagagagagagagaggtctAGATCATGAAAAGCActaaaaatgattaataaaattacaatcataaattttatatgcATATAAATATTTAGGAATTCTTTTAATACACATACAAAACGTTATTTGGTTATCTTAGGTTGATGCTAATATTTGTTGCACTTAATTTTACTAATTCTTATCTTGTTTGGTTTCAGTGTTAAATGATATTTGCTTGTGCTGATTTTCCCCTTTTTAGAATCTCCAGGTAGTCCTTTTTATTATGACAGTGATGATGAATGGggaatgatgagattgagaaGCACAGCTTGTATCGAAGCATCCTATGAACACTACCTCCGTACTGGGGTACTTAGTTTTTATATTCCTTTTTAAGGTTGGTTCCGTACGTAATACTGTATATATAGGTCTAATATATATAGTGGTAAAATATCCAGGAAATTTTGTCCCATGAGTCCATACTTAGTGTAATTATGGGCATTGAGGATGTTGGAATGGTACCAGAAGATATCCTTCCTCCAAATGCTAGCAGTACATTGTATGTAGAGGGTTTGCCTGAGGACTGTACAACAAGAGAGGTGGCACGTATCCTTTTCTTGTGTGGAAATTAgcttattgttttatttatggCCCATTCTAGTTTTTCCCTTTACTTCAGTTTTTGCAGACATATTCCGCCATTTTGGAGGTTACAAAGAAGTTAGGCTGGTACCAAAACCATCAATATATGTAAGAATATATATGTTTCACATCATCATCTACTAATTAAAAATTCTGTCTACTGTTATTTTGgattatcaacttaattaattatatatgcaGCCTGGAGTCAATACCTTGATTCATTGCTTTGTTGATTTTGTGAGTCCGCTTCATGCAGCTGCTGCAATGGATGCCTTACAAGGTGAGCTTCACACTCTCTTTTTTCTACCTCATAATTATGAATGCTCAATTTATAATTAATCAGAGTACTAAACAAAATCAATGTTGTGTGAATATTCTAAAATTTTGGTCTTTAAACTTTCGTACAAGTTGAAGGACATCTGGAAGCTGCTCTACATGTGCTTTTGACTCGTCATTTCATGAATGCTTGACAGAAAATTGTCGGACAATTTGCTAGTGTACATCGATCTATGAAAGAGAAATTTGTTGGGATAATAGTGTAGTAAAACTAATCAAATCGTGCAGGTTATAAATTCGACCTTGATGAGCATGATTCAGGCAACTTAATGCTGCAATTTGCTCGCAATCCTGGTGTGACGTCAGCTGGAGGGGATCGTGGAAATTGTTGAAACTATGTGTATTTACAGGTACAAACCTTTGGTGCGCTTGACCCTTTTATTATCGATGACCATAACATACGGTTATACAAAGTTACTAAATTGTGGAACTATACTTTTGTGTAGGACTTGCCATGTTTGGAGAGCGACATCATGCTGCAAGCGTGTTTCTCTGATCATGTATATTAACTGTAGCTGGTGCTTAGCAGTTTATAGACAAAGTTGCTTGTCAGATcaaatataattgtttaaatttctttttaaaattcgCTACAACTTATGACATTATCAACTTGTGCTCTGTATTTTAGTGTGTGATTACTGTCATTCAGGTCAGGAGACTTTTTAATTGTAGAAATAAAATCcttggtgatggtgatggtttGTAGATTTTTATTTGAAGTCTAGGCAACTTAATGCTGCAATTTGCTCTCTTTTTCTGGTGTTGATTAATTTCATCAATAGTTTTTCAAAGTACAGTAATAGTTACTTATGCCTACAGGGAGCACATTCTTTTTGAACTACTATAAATCTAGTGTaagtaaatgtttttttttttcttttaataattgtCGATATATAAATCTATATAGTAGTTGATATAAAAATAGCGtgcaaaagaatttttttttgctagaaATTTGacgtatttaaaaattacatttgTTACGTTAACAAATTATTCTTTTGCATAAATGTTCTTTTAAGTGAGATccaaatataacaaaaatcCATACATCGTAGATGAACAAAAAATGTAGAGTTATCCATAAAAACTTTTTCCTAAAATGATTCGTGGACAATATcttatctttaatttttgaatCTCGTACAAATAGCATGATGCTAAAagtaataatatgaaataagaaaatagacaaataaataaaaactttctTCTACCTCATGatgttttttgagaaatattttttgggtgatctggacaTCAAATTCCTGTGCTAATACTTCCGAAAAATTGCGGAATTTGGGAGATTCCGAAAAGAGGACCTTTTGATGCAGAAATAGGCGTGTTTATTAGTACGAGTATACGTGATGGTTCCCCAACACAATACAGAGGTCCTTACGAAGTTTCTCGAGAAAAGTTTTTATGGATGCTCTGAAGACCAAATTaatgggctaatacacacgaaaaattaagGAATTTACGCTATTCCTAAAAGATGGCCTCTAAATACGAAAAGGGGCATggaaaaaatggtgtgagtatatgCGCAATAGTTTTCCAACTCAATACGGAGGTCATCATAAagttattttagaaatttttttggtGCTCCAGGCGCCTTTATCCATGGGCTAATATACACGAAAATTTGAGGAATTTGCGTGATTCTAAAAAAGGACCATATATGTGGAAATGGGTATTAAAAATGGTGTTAGCATACATGATGATTCCCCAACTCAATACGAAGGtcctcataaatttttttgggatttttttggTGCTCCAGGCGCCTTTATCCATGGGCTTATACACacgaaaaaataagaaatttgcACGATTCCTAAAAATGGTATGTATATGCGAAAATGGACGTGAAAAAAATAACGTGACTATATGTGATGGTTCCCCATTTCAATACAGAGGTTCTCAttaagttttttgagaaaatactTTTGAGTGCTCCGAGCGCCACATCCATGTGCTAAATACGCACGAAAATTGAAAAAGTTACGCGATTTCTAAAAAAGCCCAGTAGATACGAAAATGTGCatgaaaaaatagtttgtatGTACGTGATGGTTCGCCAACATAAtatggaggtcctcataaagcaTTTTGAGAAAAGAATTGGGTTCTTAAGACGCCAGATTCATGGGCTAATATACACGAAAAATTGAGCAATCTACGTGATTTATATAAAAAGGGCATGTAAACAAGGAAATGGCGTGAAAAACTAGTGTACGTATACCTGATGGTTCTCCAACTCAAtatggaggtcctcataaatatctttaagaaaaaagttttgGGTACTCCAGGCGCCAGATACATGGACTAATACATACAAAAGCTTGAGGAATTGTATGATTTCTAAAAGAGGGTTGATATATGCCGAAATGGGTGTATAAAATGGTGCGAATATAATGATGTTTCcccaactcaaaatattttttgagaataaatttGGGGTGCTCGAGTTGGTTGATCCATGGgctaaaaatcacaaaaaattgaacaatttgTCTGATTCTTTAAAAAAGATCTGTAGATGCAAAATGGTGTGCGTATACGTGATGATTCCCCAACTTAATACAGAGGtccttataaagttttttgagaaaaaagttTAGCTCGTTAGAAATCTAGATCCATGCACTAATAAACACGAAAGATTAAGGAATTTgcataattaaaacaaaaaggaCATGTAAATAATGAAATGTGCGTGAAAAATGGTATGAGTATACATGATAGTTCACTAACTCAATACAAAGGTTCTCATAAAGTTTTGTGAGAAAAATGTTTGGGTGCTCCAATCGCCATATCCATGAGCtaatacata
Proteins encoded in this window:
- the LOC107021897 gene encoding RNA-binding protein 1-like isoform X2; this encodes MAVGAYRKDTNTVQLEVMSPDLSPVFAEIPLNEYGSPFYYDSDDEWGMMRLRSTACIEASYEHYLRTGEILSHESILSVIMGIEDVGMVPEDILPPNASSTLYVEGLPEDCTTREVAHIFRHFGGYKEVRLVPKPSIYPGVNTLIHCFVDFVSPLHAAAAMDALQGYKFDLDEHDSGNLMLQFARNPGVTSAGGDRGNC
- the LOC107021897 gene encoding RNA-binding protein 1-like isoform X1, whose amino-acid sequence is MAVGAYRKDTNTVQLEVMSPDLSPVFAEIPLNEYESPGSPFYYDSDDEWGMMRLRSTACIEASYEHYLRTGEILSHESILSVIMGIEDVGMVPEDILPPNASSTLYVEGLPEDCTTREVAHIFRHFGGYKEVRLVPKPSIYPGVNTLIHCFVDFVSPLHAAAAMDALQGYKFDLDEHDSGNLMLQFARNPGVTSAGGDRGNC